Proteins encoded in a region of the Streptococcus sanguinis genome:
- the mltG gene encoding endolytic transglycosylase MltG has protein sequence MLGIMMKEVKFLTEKSQDKEKNLSFKEQILKDLAGEKEEQTPSSTSQSEVDSASAKETAAADDFEARPASVDVSYKVAENEKAHPQVYGRVDEEDKKPNEVLSRANRANNTVKKKRQNTLARRIMTTVLLIVLLGLVVTGVVGYTYVSSALKPVDANATEYVTVEVPEGSSSKQIGEILEKKGLIKNAQVFSLYSKIKSFNNYQSGYYNLQKSMDLDTIARQLQEGGTDTPQPPVVGKVTIPEGYTLEQIAEAVTVNAAATSKKTSKTPFSKDDFLAKVQDEAFISKMAAKYPQLLGTLPSKDSGVKYRLEGYLFPATYNYGENADLESLIDQMLGAMNTNLSSYYSTIEAKNLTVNEVLTLASLVEKEGSTDQDRKDIASVFYNRLNQAMPLQSNIAILYAQGKLGKKTTLKEDAEIDTNIDSPFNVYKKEGLMPGPVDSPSLSALEATINPSKTDYLYFVANVETGAVYFANTYEEHAKNVEEHVNSKLTQSSSTD, from the coding sequence ATGTTAGGGATTATGATGAAGGAGGTCAAATTTTTGACTGAAAAATCACAAGACAAAGAGAAGAATCTGAGCTTTAAAGAGCAGATTTTGAAAGACTTAGCTGGAGAAAAGGAAGAACAAACTCCCTCTTCAACTAGCCAGTCAGAAGTGGACTCTGCTTCTGCAAAAGAAACAGCAGCTGCGGATGACTTTGAAGCTAGACCGGCTTCGGTAGATGTTTCCTACAAGGTTGCAGAGAATGAAAAGGCTCACCCTCAGGTCTATGGCCGAGTGGATGAGGAAGATAAGAAGCCCAATGAGGTCCTATCTCGGGCTAATCGGGCTAACAATACGGTCAAGAAAAAACGTCAAAACACATTAGCTCGCAGGATTATGACAACTGTTTTGCTGATTGTCCTGCTGGGACTTGTGGTCACAGGAGTTGTCGGCTATACTTATGTATCTTCAGCTCTTAAACCTGTTGATGCAAACGCAACAGAGTATGTGACGGTTGAAGTACCAGAAGGCTCTAGCTCTAAACAGATTGGGGAAATCCTCGAGAAAAAGGGGCTGATTAAAAATGCCCAAGTTTTTAGTCTCTATTCCAAGATTAAAAGCTTTAACAATTACCAGTCTGGCTATTACAATCTCCAAAAGAGTATGGACCTAGATACCATTGCTCGGCAGCTTCAGGAAGGTGGAACAGATACACCGCAACCACCAGTTGTTGGTAAGGTTACTATTCCTGAAGGCTATACACTGGAGCAGATTGCGGAGGCTGTGACGGTTAATGCAGCTGCAACTTCTAAGAAGACTAGTAAGACACCTTTTAGCAAGGACGATTTCCTAGCTAAGGTGCAGGATGAAGCTTTCATTTCCAAGATGGCGGCTAAGTATCCACAGCTGCTGGGCACTTTGCCAAGCAAGGACAGCGGAGTCAAGTACCGCTTAGAAGGTTACCTCTTCCCTGCCACTTATAACTATGGTGAGAATGCGGATCTGGAAAGCTTGATTGACCAGATGTTGGGTGCAATGAATACCAATCTGTCTTCTTACTACTCTACCATTGAAGCGAAGAACCTAACGGTTAATGAAGTTCTGACACTTGCTTCTCTGGTGGAAAAAGAAGGTTCGACAGACCAAGACCGCAAAGATATTGCCAGCGTATTTTATAATCGTCTCAATCAAGCGATGCCGCTTCAGAGTAATATCGCTATCCTTTATGCTCAAGGCAAGCTAGGAAAGAAAACGACTCTGAAAGAGGACGCTGAGATTGATACCAATATCGACTCGCCTTTCAATGTCTATAAAAAAGAAGGGCTTATGCCTGGGCCAGTTGATAGTCCGAGCCTGTCAGCTCTGGAAGCTACCATTAATCCAAGTAAGACGGACTACCTCTACTTTGTGGCAAATGTTGAAACAGGCGCTGTTTACTTCGCTAATACTTATGAGGAACACGCTAAAAATGTTGAGGAGCATGTCAACAGCAAGCTCACTCAATCCAGCAGCACTGATTAA
- the greA gene encoding transcription elongation factor GreA yields the protein MAEKTYPMTLEEKEKLEKELEELKLVRRPEVVERIKIARSYGDLSENSEYEAAKDEQAFVEGQISSLETKIRYAEIVNSDAVAKDEVAIGKTVTIQEVGESEEEVYIIVGSAGADAFAGKVSNESPIGQALIGKKTGDTATVETPVGSYDVKILKVEKTV from the coding sequence ATGGCTGAAAAAACTTATCCTATGACCCTAGAGGAAAAGGAAAAACTAGAAAAAGAATTAGAAGAATTGAAATTGGTGCGTCGTCCAGAAGTGGTAGAGCGTATTAAGATTGCCCGCTCCTACGGCGATTTGTCAGAAAACAGTGAATACGAAGCTGCTAAGGACGAACAGGCTTTTGTGGAAGGTCAGATTTCTAGTCTGGAAACCAAGATCCGCTACGCTGAGATTGTAAACAGTGACGCTGTAGCCAAGGACGAGGTAGCTATCGGCAAAACAGTTACCATCCAAGAAGTAGGCGAAAGCGAAGAGGAAGTTTACATTATCGTTGGTTCTGCTGGTGCAGATGCTTTCGCAGGCAAGGTATCCAATGAAAGCCCGATTGGACAAGCTTTGATTGGCAAGAAAACAGGTGATACTGCAACAGTCGAAACACCAGTTGGCAGCTACGACGTTAAAATTCTCAAGGTTGAAAAAACCGTTTAA
- a CDS encoding GTP pyrophosphokinase, with protein MQEQDIYGKYGGYLPKILDDLSQRIQEANDRVKQETGQKLFEHFNARIKQAASMEEKCQRKNLPRAPESALKEIRDAIGIRIVCGFIEDIYQTIEVLRQLEGCEIVLEKDYIRAAKPNGYRSYHLILEVETPYEDCHGQNPGRYFVEIQLRTIAMDSWASLEHQMKYKHEIKDSKRIVRELKRCADELASCDVTMQTIRNLIRESE; from the coding sequence ATGCAAGAGCAAGATATTTATGGGAAATACGGCGGCTATCTGCCAAAGATTTTAGATGATCTTAGTCAGCGTATTCAAGAGGCTAATGATCGAGTCAAGCAGGAAACAGGGCAGAAGCTTTTTGAGCATTTTAATGCACGGATCAAGCAGGCAGCCAGTATGGAAGAGAAATGCCAACGCAAGAATCTGCCTAGGGCGCCAGAGTCAGCCCTGAAAGAAATTCGTGATGCGATTGGGATTCGGATTGTTTGCGGTTTTATCGAGGACATCTATCAGACGATTGAGGTGCTTCGTCAGCTGGAGGGCTGTGAGATTGTTCTGGAAAAGGACTATATCCGAGCTGCCAAGCCTAATGGGTATCGCTCCTATCACTTGATATTAGAGGTGGAGACTCCTTATGAGGACTGTCATGGTCAAAATCCTGGCCGCTATTTTGTAGAAATCCAGCTTCGGACCATTGCTATGGATTCTTGGGCCAGCTTAGAGCATCAGATGAAGTACAAGCATGAGATTAAAGACAGCAAGCGGATTGTCCGCGAGCTGAAACGCTGTGCAGATGAGCTGGCGTCCTGTGATGTGACCATGCAGACCATCCGCAATTTGATTCGAGAAAGTGAGTGA
- a CDS encoding response regulator transcription factor: MKILLAEDEQQLSRVLETAMTHEGYQVDTAFDGQEAVDLAKENAYDLMILDIMMPVKTGIEALKEIRQTGNTTYVIMLTAMSEVDDKVTGLDAGADDYLTKPFSLKELLARLRSMSRRVATFTPNLLQIGQTSLNVGEHELISSNSIRLAGKESRMMEFLMLNAQKSLSTQEIFRHVWSKDEDEDLDEGFVWIYISYLRQKLKAIHADLAILGEEGGSFTLVPLEGDSHVSEA; the protein is encoded by the coding sequence ATGAAGATTTTATTAGCTGAAGATGAGCAGCAGCTGTCCCGTGTCCTGGAAACGGCGATGACCCATGAGGGCTATCAGGTTGATACCGCTTTTGATGGGCAAGAAGCTGTGGACTTGGCCAAGGAAAATGCTTATGATTTGATGATTCTGGATATCATGATGCCGGTCAAGACAGGCATTGAAGCGCTGAAAGAAATCCGCCAAACCGGCAATACGACCTATGTCATCATGCTGACAGCTATGTCAGAGGTGGATGACAAGGTCACAGGGCTGGATGCCGGTGCAGATGATTATCTGACCAAGCCTTTCTCTCTGAAAGAGCTTCTGGCTCGCCTGCGGTCTATGTCAAGACGGGTAGCGACGTTCACCCCCAATTTGCTGCAGATTGGTCAAACCAGCCTCAATGTCGGAGAACATGAGCTTATTAGCTCCAACTCTATCCGCCTAGCCGGTAAGGAATCTAGGATGATGGAATTTCTCATGCTCAATGCCCAGAAGAGTCTTTCTACTCAAGAAATCTTCCGCCATGTTTGGTCCAAAGATGAGGATGAGGATTTGGATGAAGGCTTCGTCTGGATTTATATTTCCTATTTGCGTCAGAAGCTGAAGGCTATTCATGCTGACCTTGCTATCTTGGGTGAGGAAGGCGGCAGTTTCACTCTGGTGCCGCTGGAAGGAGATAGCCATGTTTCGGAAGCTTAA
- a CDS encoding sensor histidine kinase codes for MFRKLKIRFILLASAAIVCILLTMIAVLNSVRFLQTNGEIQAVLNILSANNGDFPSVEETAESLQNDRITIDTIYQYRYFSVVYNEDKTLYSSNLDHLSNLSKEQALSYANKVIKNSRSSGVFKVGSQFYSYQITQDSKTKRYLLVVLDSTNYLESRNDFFWLSIQLCFYSFIFFVLVVSGFSNFAIRPYIKNYENQKRFITNAGHELKTPLAIISANTELQELMTGENEWTESTKDQVKRLSNLINQMVVLARLEEQPDVTLVDVNFSEVVKKVAGNFKSVIEKAGKKYEIKLQEDIHVKATEDELYELVSILIDNACKYCDEDGQIFVTLTKAKRGKRARLTVANSYADGKNVDYSRFFDRFYREDESHNQKQPGYGIGLSMAESLVRIFKGRIWVSYKKGLIGFTVLL; via the coding sequence ATGTTTCGGAAGCTTAAAATTCGGTTCATTCTGTTGGCTTCGGCAGCTATTGTCTGTATTTTGCTGACCATGATTGCTGTCTTAAACTCTGTTCGCTTTCTGCAGACCAACGGAGAAATCCAAGCTGTTCTCAATATTCTATCTGCCAATAATGGAGATTTTCCCAGCGTAGAAGAAACGGCAGAGAGCTTGCAAAACGACCGTATCACCATTGACACGATCTACCAATACCGCTATTTTAGCGTGGTCTATAACGAAGACAAAACACTTTACTCCTCTAACTTGGACCATCTTTCCAATCTATCTAAGGAGCAGGCGCTCAGCTATGCTAACAAAGTGATTAAGAACAGCCGCAGCAGTGGGGTTTTTAAGGTAGGCAGTCAATTTTATTCCTACCAGATAACGCAGGATTCCAAGACCAAGCGCTATTTACTGGTGGTCTTAGATTCGACTAATTATCTCGAAAGTCGCAATGATTTTTTCTGGCTGTCTATCCAGTTATGCTTCTATAGCTTTATTTTCTTTGTCTTAGTCGTGTCTGGATTTTCCAACTTTGCTATCCGTCCCTATATCAAAAACTATGAAAACCAAAAGCGTTTCATTACCAATGCGGGACATGAATTGAAGACGCCATTGGCAATCATCTCAGCCAATACGGAGCTGCAAGAGCTGATGACTGGCGAAAATGAATGGACGGAAAGCACCAAAGACCAGGTCAAGCGCCTCAGCAACCTAATCAATCAAATGGTCGTTCTGGCCCGTCTGGAAGAGCAGCCAGATGTTACCTTGGTAGATGTGAATTTCTCAGAAGTTGTCAAAAAAGTGGCTGGAAACTTCAAGTCTGTCATCGAGAAGGCAGGCAAGAAGTATGAGATCAAGCTGCAGGAAGATATCCATGTCAAGGCAACTGAAGATGAACTTTATGAATTGGTTAGTATCCTGATTGACAATGCCTGCAAGTATTGTGACGAAGATGGGCAAATTTTTGTCACTCTGACCAAGGCTAAACGCGGGAAACGAGCTCGTCTGACGGTAGCCAATAGTTACGCGGACGGCAAAAATGTTGATTACAGTCGTTTCTTTGACCGTTTCTATCGCGAGGACGAATCGCACAATCAGAAGCAGCCTGGCTACGGAATTGGCCTATCCATGGCAGAAAGTCTGGTACGGATTTTCAAGGGCAGGATTTGGGTTTCATATAAGAAGGGCTTGATTGGCTTTACCGTTTTACTGTGA
- the yidC gene encoding membrane protein insertase YidC, whose amino-acid sequence MKHFKRFLFSGMGLAALLFLSGCVGRDKAGNPSGLIWDVIGQPMADGIQFFAKNSGLGYGLAIIIVTLIVRIIILPLGIYQSWKATLQSEKMNYFKPIFAPIQERIKNAETQEEKMQAQQELMAAQKENGLSMFGGIGCLPLLIQMPFFSALFFAAQYTQGVAGSSFLWINDLGKSDWALTAIVGVLYYIQSVLSLHGIEDETQRNSMKQASYMSPIMIVGFSFFSPAAVTLYWVVGGFIQIIQQFIINYIIRPRLRKQVAEEFEKNPPKGLKKASRAKDVTPKAQPAIEQKNKKKKNRNAGKQRSR is encoded by the coding sequence GTGAAACATTTCAAACGCTTTTTATTCTCCGGTATGGGACTGGCTGCCCTTCTTTTCCTGTCCGGCTGTGTAGGCCGTGACAAGGCCGGCAATCCTTCTGGTCTGATCTGGGACGTGATCGGTCAGCCTATGGCAGATGGTATCCAATTTTTCGCTAAGAATTCAGGCTTGGGTTATGGTCTGGCGATTATCATCGTTACGCTTATCGTGCGAATTATCATTCTGCCGCTGGGAATCTATCAGTCTTGGAAGGCAACGCTTCAGTCTGAAAAGATGAACTACTTTAAGCCGATTTTTGCCCCAATCCAAGAGCGAATCAAAAATGCCGAGACTCAGGAAGAGAAAATGCAGGCTCAGCAAGAACTGATGGCTGCTCAAAAAGAAAATGGACTCAGCATGTTTGGCGGTATCGGCTGTCTGCCTCTGCTCATCCAAATGCCTTTCTTCTCAGCCCTCTTCTTCGCAGCCCAATATACTCAAGGGGTTGCAGGCAGTTCCTTCCTCTGGATTAACGATTTAGGCAAAAGCGATTGGGCTTTGACCGCCATTGTCGGTGTCCTCTACTATATCCAGTCAGTGCTCTCTCTGCATGGTATTGAAGATGAAACTCAAAGAAACAGCATGAAACAAGCTTCTTATATGAGCCCTATCATGATTGTTGGTTTCTCATTCTTCTCTCCTGCCGCAGTTACTCTCTACTGGGTAGTCGGTGGATTTATCCAAATCATTCAGCAATTTATCATCAACTATATCATTCGACCTCGCCTGAGAAAACAGGTAGCAGAGGAATTTGAAAAAAATCCTCCTAAAGGTTTGAAAAAAGCTAGCCGGGCTAAAGATGTCACTCCAAAAGCTCAGCCGGCTATTGAGCAAAAGAACAAAAAGAAAAAGAACCGCAATGCTGGTAAGCAACGGTCAAGATAA
- a CDS encoding acylphosphatase, which translates to MQKVKMTAQGRVQGVGFRWGVYSLALEIGGITGRVWNNDDGTVGILAQADDPALMAKFIQEIRKGPTPFSKVSYLDVTMANFDSYPDFKISN; encoded by the coding sequence ATGCAAAAAGTGAAAATGACAGCCCAAGGACGGGTACAAGGGGTTGGATTCCGCTGGGGAGTCTATTCTCTAGCGCTGGAAATCGGAGGTATTACCGGCCGTGTCTGGAACAACGACGACGGCACTGTTGGCATTCTGGCTCAGGCTGATGACCCAGCTTTGATGGCCAAATTTATCCAGGAAATCCGAAAGGGACCGACACCTTTTTCTAAGGTCAGTTATTTGGACGTAACCATGGCTAATTTCGACTCCTATCCTGACTTTAAAATTTCAAATTAG
- a CDS encoding TrmH family RNA methyltransferase, translating into MNIITSKANNVVKKAKKLHHKKYRKDSYLIEGWHLFEEAVSSGAELIQIFALAEYAEQLAEFSQVIFVSPEILADLADSKTPQGIVAEVAFEREEIPSELSGRYLFLEDVQDPGNVGTIIRTADAAGFDGVFISSSSADIYNLKTLRSMQGSHFHLPVYRMDTADFIRLAQSSSLPILASTLSLTSIDYREVDSKESFVLVMGNEGQGISPEMTAAADILVHISMKGQAESLNVAVAAGILIFHLS; encoded by the coding sequence ATGAATATTATAACCTCAAAAGCCAATAATGTGGTAAAAAAAGCTAAAAAACTTCATCACAAAAAATACCGCAAGGATTCTTATTTGATCGAGGGCTGGCATTTATTTGAGGAAGCTGTCAGCAGCGGGGCAGAGCTGATTCAAATTTTTGCTTTAGCGGAATACGCAGAGCAGCTGGCTGAGTTTTCTCAGGTAATCTTTGTCAGTCCAGAGATTTTAGCTGACTTGGCTGATAGTAAGACGCCACAGGGGATTGTCGCAGAAGTGGCTTTTGAAAGGGAAGAAATACCATCGGAGTTAAGTGGACGCTATCTTTTCTTGGAGGACGTTCAGGATCCAGGTAATGTCGGCACCATCATTCGGACTGCGGATGCAGCTGGTTTTGACGGGGTTTTTATCTCTAGCTCGTCGGCAGACATCTATAACCTAAAAACGCTGCGCTCTATGCAGGGGAGCCATTTCCATCTGCCAGTTTATCGGATGGATACGGCTGATTTTATTAGGCTGGCTCAGTCTTCCAGTCTGCCAATTCTAGCGTCGACCTTATCGTTAACATCTATCGATTACAGAGAGGTAGACAGCAAAGAGAGCTTTGTCCTAGTCATGGGCAATGAAGGGCAGGGGATTAGTCCAGAAATGACGGCAGCAGCTGATATTCTGGTCCATATTTCCATGAAGGGGCAGGCAGAAAGTCTCAATGTTGCTGTTGCTGCTGGTATTTTAATCTTTCATTTAAGCTAA
- a CDS encoding HD domain-containing protein — MPYKKDEEFMAYVGHLIEKPSVQRLKEIPHHIHSNRLEHSINVSYTSYRIAKKFGWNARSTARGALLHDLFYYDWRVTKFKKSHAWVHPRLAVRNARKITKLNKVEEDIIVKHMWGATIAPPRYKESYIVTMVDKYWAVKEATAPWRRKGGNRKLFHRKMLKP, encoded by the coding sequence ATGCCTTACAAAAAGGACGAGGAATTTATGGCCTATGTTGGGCACTTGATTGAAAAGCCTAGTGTTCAGCGACTGAAAGAAATTCCCCATCATATTCATTCCAATAGACTTGAACATTCCATCAATGTAAGTTATACTAGTTACAGAATTGCCAAAAAATTTGGCTGGAATGCCCGCAGCACAGCACGCGGTGCCCTGCTTCATGACTTATTCTACTATGACTGGCGTGTAACCAAGTTTAAGAAGAGTCATGCCTGGGTGCATCCCCGTCTGGCAGTTCGCAATGCTCGTAAGATTACCAAGCTTAATAAAGTCGAAGAGGATATTATCGTCAAGCATATGTGGGGGGCGACCATTGCTCCGCCGCGCTATAAGGAGTCTTATATTGTGACGATGGTGGACAAGTATTGGGCCGTCAAAGAAGCAACGGCACCATGGAGACGCAAGGGCGGTAATCGCAAGCTCTTTCATCGAAAGATGCTGAAACCGTAA
- a CDS encoding Bax inhibitor-1/YccA family protein has protein sequence MNHSIIQDQSDINSFYAKIYSIVGVGIGISAIVSLLMLNFFQDIIISVLTGSTWIFYAAIAVEFILVLVASGTARSNSPAALPMFLAYSAINGFTLSIIMALYLQSTVLLAFLTTTVMFFAMGFIGKVTKKDLSGMGRACMAGLIGIIAASFLNIFLRSSGLDFIISIVGVLIFSGLIAWDNQKIRYVYEQTNGNPGNGWAISLALHLYLDFINLFLSLLRIFGRNK, from the coding sequence ATGAATCATTCTATTATTCAAGATCAATCAGATATTAATTCTTTCTATGCTAAGATTTATTCTATCGTTGGTGTCGGTATCGGAATCTCAGCAATCGTGTCCCTCTTGATGCTAAACTTCTTTCAGGACATTATTATCTCTGTTCTGACAGGCTCCACTTGGATTTTCTATGCAGCTATTGCAGTTGAGTTTATACTTGTGTTGGTAGCATCTGGAACTGCTCGGAGCAATAGCCCAGCGGCGTTGCCTATGTTTTTAGCTTATTCAGCCATCAATGGTTTTACCTTAAGTATTATCATGGCGCTGTATCTTCAGTCAACTGTTCTCTTAGCCTTTCTGACAACGACCGTTATGTTCTTTGCTATGGGCTTCATCGGCAAGGTGACCAAGAAGGATCTTTCTGGAATGGGCAGAGCTTGTATGGCCGGTTTGATTGGTATTATTGCTGCTAGCTTCCTTAATATCTTCTTGAGAAGCAGTGGCTTGGACTTTATCATCAGTATCGTTGGTGTCCTTATTTTCTCAGGACTCATCGCTTGGGACAATCAGAAAATCCGCTATGTCTATGAGCAGACCAATGGCAATCCAGGGAATGGCTGGGCAATTTCGCTGGCTCTGCATCTGTATCTGGACTTCATTAATCTCTTCCTCAGCTTGTTGCGTATTTTTGGAAGAAACAAATAA
- a CDS encoding diaminopimelate decarboxylase, producing the protein MKTPFVSREKLAEITAQFPTPFHLYDEKGIRERARALHEAFSWNSGFKEYFAVKATPNPAILKILKEEGCGVDCASYVELLMSQKLGFAGQDIMFSSNNTPAEEFQFARDLGATINLDAYEDVAFLKEAAGIPKVISCRYNPGGVFELGTSIMDNPEEAKFGMTKDQLIQAFKELKELGAEKFGIHALLASNTVSNDYYPELARQLFELAVEVVDKTGVELDFINLSGGVGINYQPEGEENDIAVIGQGVRQAYEAILTPAGLGQVKIYTELGRFMLAPYGLLVTKVTHKKQTYRTYLGVDASAVNLLRPAMYGSYHHITNMDRPEGETEIVDVVGSLCENNDKFAINRSLPVSQIGDTLVIHDTGAHGFSMGYQYNAKLRSSEILLEQDDNVRMIRRAEKPEDYFATLYGFDFEK; encoded by the coding sequence ATGAAAACTCCTTTTGTCAGTCGTGAAAAGCTAGCTGAGATTACGGCTCAGTTTCCAACACCTTTCCATCTTTATGATGAGAAGGGAATTCGGGAAAGAGCGCGTGCCCTGCATGAGGCCTTTTCTTGGAATTCAGGCTTTAAAGAGTATTTTGCCGTCAAGGCCACTCCCAATCCTGCTATTTTAAAAATCCTCAAAGAAGAAGGCTGCGGGGTGGACTGTGCCAGCTATGTTGAGCTGCTCATGAGCCAAAAGCTGGGCTTTGCTGGACAGGATATCATGTTTTCGTCCAATAACACACCAGCTGAGGAATTTCAGTTTGCGCGTGACCTTGGAGCGACTATCAATCTGGATGCCTATGAAGATGTAGCTTTTCTAAAGGAGGCTGCTGGTATTCCCAAGGTTATTTCCTGCCGTTACAATCCTGGCGGTGTCTTTGAGCTGGGAACTAGCATTATGGATAATCCGGAAGAAGCCAAGTTTGGTATGACCAAGGACCAGCTGATTCAAGCTTTCAAAGAGCTCAAGGAGTTGGGAGCTGAGAAGTTTGGGATTCATGCTCTCTTGGCCTCAAATACTGTCAGCAATGACTACTATCCCGAACTGGCCCGTCAGCTTTTCGAGCTGGCTGTAGAAGTAGTGGATAAGACAGGAGTTGAGCTGGACTTTATCAATCTATCTGGTGGTGTCGGCATTAATTATCAGCCTGAAGGAGAGGAAAATGACATTGCGGTCATCGGTCAGGGAGTTCGTCAGGCCTATGAAGCTATTCTAACTCCGGCTGGCCTAGGGCAAGTCAAGATTTATACGGAGCTGGGTCGCTTTATGCTGGCACCTTATGGCCTGCTGGTCACCAAGGTTACCCATAAGAAGCAGACCTACCGAACCTATCTGGGAGTGGATGCTTCTGCGGTTAATCTACTTCGTCCTGCTATGTATGGCTCTTATCACCACATTACCAATATGGATCGACCCGAGGGAGAGACAGAGATTGTGGATGTTGTCGGCAGTCTCTGCGAGAATAACGACAAATTCGCCATTAATCGCTCGTTGCCCGTCAGTCAAATTGGCGATACACTAGTGATCCACGATACGGGTGCGCATGGTTTTTCTATGGGTTATCAGTACAATGCCAAGCTCCGCTCCAGCGAAATTCTCTTGGAACAAGATGACAATGTTCGCATGATTCGTCGGGCTGAAAAACCAGAAGATTATTTTGCGACACTGTATGGCTTTGATTTTGAAAAATAG
- a CDS encoding YneF family protein, with protein sequence MNLVLAIFLIMAAFAGGVILGMYLLRRQVEKEFAENPRLNVEAVRTLLSASGQRPNEAKVQQVYRQIISQQKAALAKSKKKK encoded by the coding sequence ATGAATTTAGTTTTAGCAATTTTCTTGATTATGGCAGCATTTGCTGGAGGCGTGATCTTGGGTATGTATCTGCTTCGTCGGCAAGTTGAGAAGGAATTTGCAGAAAATCCGCGTCTGAATGTAGAAGCAGTTCGGACCTTGCTTAGCGCTAGCGGTCAACGGCCAAATGAAGCGAAAGTACAGCAAGTTTATCGTCAAATTATCAGCCAGCAGAAAGCTGCGCTTGCTAAGAGCAAAAAGAAAAAATAA
- the racE gene encoding glutamate racemase, with product MDNRPIGFLDSGVGGLTVVRELMRQLPHEEVIYIGDSARAPYGPRPAEQIRAYTWQLVNFLLTKDVKMIVIACNTATAVVWEEVKEKLDIPVLGVILPGASAAIKSTASGRIGVIGTPMTVSSDIYRQKIEALSPEMQVESLACPKFVPLVESNELHSSLTKKVVYETLQPLAGRVDTLVLGCTHYPLLRPIIQNRMGPNVKLIDSGAECVRDISVLLNYFEINRSREKQELNHRFYTTANAKSFSEIAESWLGLKVNVEHVSL from the coding sequence ATGGATAATCGACCAATCGGTTTTTTAGACTCAGGAGTGGGCGGTTTGACTGTAGTCCGTGAGCTCATGCGGCAGCTCCCCCACGAAGAGGTCATTTATATTGGAGATTCGGCGCGGGCTCCTTACGGTCCAAGGCCTGCTGAGCAGATTCGCGCTTATACCTGGCAATTGGTCAACTTCCTCCTGACCAAGGATGTTAAGATGATTGTCATTGCCTGCAATACTGCGACTGCTGTTGTCTGGGAAGAAGTGAAGGAAAAGCTGGATATTCCAGTACTGGGCGTGATTCTGCCGGGGGCTAGTGCAGCTATTAAGTCAACTGCCAGCGGCCGCATCGGTGTTATCGGAACGCCAATGACAGTTTCTTCTGATATCTATCGGCAGAAGATTGAAGCGCTCTCGCCGGAGATGCAGGTGGAAAGTTTGGCCTGCCCTAAGTTTGTACCTTTGGTAGAGTCCAATGAACTTCATTCCAGTCTTACCAAAAAAGTGGTCTATGAAACCCTGCAGCCTCTGGCTGGCCGAGTAGATACCCTTGTCTTGGGCTGCACCCACTATCCCTTGCTCCGGCCTATTATTCAAAATAGGATGGGACCAAATGTGAAGCTGATTGATAGCGGGGCAGAGTGCGTACGGGATATTTCTGTCCTGCTCAATTACTTTGAAATCAACCGCAGCCGGGAAAAGCAGGAGCTCAATCACCGATTTTACACAACTGCCAATGCCAAAAGCTTTTCGGAGATTGCAGAAAGCTGGCTGGGCCTGAAAGTGAATGTGGAGCATGTAAGCTTATGA